The proteins below are encoded in one region of Lactuca sativa cultivar Salinas chromosome 3, Lsat_Salinas_v11, whole genome shotgun sequence:
- the LOC111917222 gene encoding uncharacterized protein LOC111917222, which translates to MNFFQSVFSDDPDSSDLDATEAHSPQSLPQNPGPSIPTITSAWTFGSSLMKTLASKSESVIETYRRDLEEFSSGIKKETAVIREAAAKAVKDLPTSLEAGAGLAQESLESVGQAIDDLGTTVTEIIAQGKDTLLAVDYSDSDSDLTDANISQRITSSENLRFSKPYSRLDAQILTIQSDMNTYLNDPEDLMEYNEWKLGFKFDEKAEEINDIMNAYNGVVGEIYKEIVPARVDEDSFWSRYFYRVYKIKKTEEARVKLVNRAISGEEDEDLSWDVDEDDYEENAESGLKVEEKESVENSQIEDDDNEKIGVSETKTEDQNETKTEDQNESKADCMEAKSDVKTGSEGKTDRDSDISIVSSQPSPEEDGWDEIEDIGSSDENKEKVVTHGNASPVREELRKRLSIAEEEEDLTWDIEDDDDDDDDVPVKA; encoded by the coding sequence ATGAATTTCTTCCAATCCGTGTTCTCCGACGATCCAGACTCTTCCGATCTGGATGCAACCGAAGCTCACAGCCCGCAGTCTCTTCCTCAAAACCCTGGACCGAGCATCCCAACCATCACTTCCGCATGGACCTTCGGTAGTAGCTTgatgaaaaccctagcctccaaatcCGAGTCCGTCATTGAAACATACCGCCGTGATCTAGAGGAATTCAGTTCCGGGATCAAGAAAGAAACGGCCGTAATCCGAGAAGCAGCCGCCAAAGCCGTAAAGGACCTGCCGACCTCACTCGAAGCTGGTGCTGGCTTGGCTCAGGAGTCGCTCGAGTCGGTCGGCCAAGCCATCGACGATCTAGGTACTACCGTTACCGAAATCATAGCTCAAGGTAAAGATACGCTGCTGGCCGTTGATTATTCTGATAGCGATAGTGATCTCACCGATGCTAATATTAGTCAGAGAATCACCAGTAGCGAGAATCTGCGGTTTTCCAAACCTTATAGTAGACTCGATGCTCAAATTCTAACGATTCAAAGTGATATGAACACGTATTTGAATGATCCTGAGGACCTTATGGAATATAATGAATGGAAACTAGGGTTTAAATTTGATGAAAAGGCGGAGGAGATTAATGATATCATGAATGCATACAATGGGGTAGTTGGGGAGATCTACAAAGAGATTGTTCCCGCAAGAGTTGATGAAGATTCTTTCTGGAGTCGATATTTTTATAGGGTTTATAAGATTAAGAAGACAGAAGAGGCGAGGGTTAAGCTTGTGAACAGAGCAATTTCAGGGGAGGAAGATGAAGACTTGAGTTGGGATGTAGATGAAGATGATTATGAAGAAAACGCAGAGTCTGGTTTGAAGGTTGAAGAGAAGGAATCTGTAGAAAACTCACAAATCGAAGATGATGATAATGAGAAGATAGGTGTTTCTGAAACAAAAACAGAGGatcaaaatgaaacaaaaactgagGATCAAAATGAATCAAAAGCTGATTGCATGGAAGCCAAATCTGATGTGAAAACAGGATCAGAGGGGAAGACAGATAGAGATAGTGATATTTCTATTGTTTCTAGTCAACCATCACCTGAAGAAGATGGGTGGGATGAGATTGAAGATATAGGGAGCAGTGATGAGAACAAGGAAAAGGTGGTCACCCATGGCAATGCCAGCCCTGTTAGAGAGGAGTTGCGAAAACGATTGAgcattgctgaggaagaagaagatcttACATGGGAtattgaagatgatgatgatgatgatgatgatgtgccTGTTAAAGCATAA